Proteins found in one Ostrinia nubilalis chromosome 27, ilOstNubi1.1, whole genome shotgun sequence genomic segment:
- the LOC135084840 gene encoding ephrin-B2a → MVSLAYFGLRQTPWTLLVLIFFIESVMGNYAKSFYIHWNTTNSIFRIDNTDHVFDLNKGNAQFEYDQVNIICPVYAPGTFEEDTEKYIIYNVSKEEYDTCRITNPNPRIIAICDKPHKLMFFTITFRPFTPQPGGLEFLPGKDYYFISTSSKDDLHRRIGGRCLTHNMKLVFRVCCKAEDQSPAPPPQPTLPPPPPPPSPSTSTTTSTTTPKPVTKKTHKYDKTQNEVVKSEELSYSRGAALASSLALALAASAVLAPLAR, encoded by the coding sequence ATGGTGTCGCTAGCTTATTTTGGCCTTCGGCAGACGCCTTGGACCTTATTAGTGCTCATATTTTTCATCGAAAGCGTGATGGGGAACTACGCGAAGTCCTTCTACATACATTGGAACACAACAAATAGTATATTCCGAATAGACAACACCGATCACGTATTCGATCTCAATAAAGGCAATGCCCAGTTCGAGTACGACCAAGTGAATATAATATGTCCAGTGTACGCTCCAGGGACGTTTGAGGAGGACACGGAGAAGTACATAATATACAACGTTAGCAAAGAGGAGTACGATACGTGTAGGATAACGAATCCGAACCCCCGTATAATAGCGATATGTGATAAGCCTCATAAGTTGATGTTCTTCACAATAACGTTCCGACCGTTCACGCCGCAGCCTGGTGGGTTGGAGTTCCTTCCAGGGAAGGATTATTACTTCATATCCACGTCGAGTAAGGACGATTTGCACCGGCGTATCGGAGGCCGTTGTCTGACGCACAACATGAAACTGGTCTTTCGTGTGTGCTGCAAGGCGGAGGACCAGTctccggcgccgccgccgcagccgaccttaccgccgccgccgccgcctccgtcACCATCAACCAGCACTACAACCTCGACGACAACGCCGAAGCCGGTCACGAAGAAGACGCACAAATACGACAAGACCCAGAACGAGGTCGTCAAAAGCGAGGAGCTGTCTTACTCCCGCGGGGCGGCGCTGGCGTCGTCTCTGGCTCTTGCTTTGGCAGCGTCGGCGGTGTTGGCGCCGCTGGCTCGGTGA